In the Nitrospirota bacterium genome, GACGGCACCTTCCAGAGCGAGGCCGTGTCGGAACTGCCGCTCGATGCCGACCTGGTCGCCGTGGCGTCGGGTGGGTTCGACGGCGATGCACTCTTGGATCTGGTCGTGGCGGATGCATCGGCCGGCGCTCTGCATGTCTTGCAAGGGCTGGGAGGCGGTCGGTTCTCGCTTCGCGCCAGCCTCGGAAATGCCGCCAGCATGTTGCGGCCGACCGCGGTGGCCGTTGGGGACTTCGACCGCAATGGACGCGATGATCTGGCCGTGGCGGTTGGGGACCACACCGTGTCGGTGTGGTCGACCGACCCCGATGGGAGTGTCCGCAACGCTCAGACCATTACCTTCCAGCCCGGAAACGTCCCTGTGGCACTGGTCCCGGTCGACCTGAACCGGGACGCGGCCCCGGATCTCGTCGTCACCCTTGGAACGCCCCCCGGCGTCTCAGTGGTTCTGAACTCAGGCGCTCCGCAGACAGGCCGGTTCGGCGCGCCGTCTCCGTCGATCGACGGAGGCCCGATGCCCGTTGCGGTGGCGACCGGGAATTTCAATCACGATGGGTTCCCGGACATCGTGGTGGCGGATCAGAGCGCCAACACGGTGACCACCTTTTTCGGCGATGGCCACGGAGCCCTGGTGCGCTCCGAGACGTACCCTCTGGGGCTCGTGCCGGAGGCGGTGACGACCGGTGATTTCAACGGCGATGGTTGGGACGATGTGGCGGTGGTTCACCCCAACGACGACGTGATCTCCGTGCTCCGGAATCGCGGCGGGCCTACCCGCCCTAGAGGTACGCGACGCCGGATTGACAGACCGCCTCAAGTTCGATTGACTTACCCCCGCTGTCTTGATAGGGTACGGCCTGCGCGCGGGCCGGCCCGCGTAGACTGCTTCGGTATTGAAGCTTCCCGCATTGCCTGCGCAGAGCTTCGACCCAAGTGGAAGGAACCACTAATAAGCGCGTGGCACTCCGTGAGCGGAGTGCCGGGGAGCGCGACGCGCGATGCGGGTTCTGAGCATATGCCCACCGTGTTGGTAACTGGAAACGCGGGGTTTATCGGGTCCCACCTGACCGAGCGCCTCTTGGCGCTGGGCCACTCCGTGGTGGGGTTCGACAACTTCGATCCGTTCTACGACCCCGCGATCAAACGCCGAAACCTCGCGGTCGTGGCCTCGCATCCCCGCTTTACCTTTGTGGAAGGCGATTTGCGGCGGCGCGACCAGGTGGATGCGTTGTTTGCGGGGCGCCGCATCGATCGCATTTTTCACGGCGCGGCGCGCGCGGGCGTTCGTCCTTCCCTGAAAGATCCGCTCCTGTATGAGGAAGTGAACGTGCGCGGCACGTTGCACGTGTTGGAAGCGGCGGTCCGCCACAACGTGGCCAACTTCGTGTTCGCCTCGTCATCCTCGGTGTACGGGGAACAGAAGAAGGTGCCGTTCGCCGAGACCGACCCGGTGGATCACCCCATCTCCCCCTACGCCGCGACCAAGAAGGCGTGCGAGTTAATGTGTTTCACGTACCACCACCTGTATCGCTTGCCGGTGACGTGCCTGCGGTTCTTCACGGTGTACGGGCCGCGTCAGCGGCCGGAGATGGCGATTCACGCGTTCACCCGCGCCATGACACAAGGCGCGCCGCTCAAACTGTTCGGCGACGGCAGCGCGCGGCGCGATTTTACGTACATCGACGACATCATCGCGGGCGTGGTGGCGGCGCTGGACCGCCCGCATCCCTATGAGATCGTGAACCTGGGGGAATCGCAGACGATCGCCATGCGGGACCTGATCGCACGCCTCGAGCCGCTGATCGGCAAAGCCGCGATCGTCCACGCGCTCCCGGCCGAGCCCGGCGACGTCCCGATCACGTACGCGGATGTGACAAAGGCCAAGGCGCTACTGGGCTACGAGCCTTCCACGTCGATCGACCAAGGCCTGGCGCGGTTCGTGGCGTGGTATCGCGCTGAGATGGGCGCGGCATAACGCGAGGGGACGTTCGCTATGCGGATATTGGTGACCGGCGGCGCCGGATTCATCGGTTCTCATTTGGTGGATCGCCTGATCCAGGAAGGGCACGAGGTCTCGATCGTGGACGACCTCTCCACCGGGAAGAAAAAAAACGTCAGCCCCAAAGCCGAGTTTTACAAGCTCGACATTTTGAGCCCCAAGGTGGAGCGGGTCTTCAAGAAAGCGCGGCCCGAGGCGATTTTTCATCACGCCGCGCAGATGGACGTGCGTCGTTCGGTCAAAGACCCGCTCTTCGACGGGCAGGTCAACATCCTCGGGACCGTCAATCTGCTGGAGCAGGCGGTCAAGGTCGGGACTAAGCGCGTGATTTTCGCGTCGTCCGGCGGCGCGGTCTACGGCGAGCAGGAGCAGTTTCCTGCGGCGGAACCCCACCCCACCCGCCCGGTGAGTCCTTACGGAATCAGCAAACTCGCCGGGGAACATTATCTCTACTACTATGGTCGTACTTACGGGCTGCAATGGACAAGCCTGCGGTACGCCAACGTGTATGGGCCGCGCCAGGATCCGTTCGGCGAAGCGGGCGTGGTGGCCATCTTCACGCTGAAGTTGCTGCAGAACGAACAGCCCGTGATCAACGGCACTGGAAAACAGACGCGTGACTACATCGCCATCGACGACGTGGTCGAAGCCAACATGGCCGTGCTGAACAACCGCCTGACCGAGACCTTCAACGTCGGGACGGGACGGGAAACAACGGTCAACCAGTTGTTCCGCATGTTGGCCGAGGCGGTGGGATCTCCCATCAAAGAGCGGTACGGTCCGGAGCGGCGCGGCGAGCAGCTTCGAAGTTGCGTGGACGCCGGCAAGCTCGCCAGAGCGGCGGAGTGGGAAGCCCGCACGAGCCTGGCCGACGGTCTCAAGCGCACCGTGGAATACTTCCGGCAGACCCTCCAGCCCAGATGACGGGGAGCCCGACGATCCGCTCTATGGTCAAGACCGTCGTGCTGGTGCTGGTTCTGTCGATCGCCGCGGGCTGTGCCCCTAGACCCGTTCGCGTGGCCGATCAGTTCGCGCGCGAGGGCAACTGGGAGGGGGCCGTCCTGGTCTACCAGGAAGCCCTCTCCAAGCGACCCGATGACGAGAAGCTCAGGGCCAAACTGGATCGCGCGAAGCTGGAGGCGGCAAAATCCCAACACGCGCGAGGTACGGCGCTGCTCGCCCAACGCGCGGTCGCGCCGGCCGTTGAGGCTCTGAAACAAGCGGTGGCGTACGACCCCAATACCGAGGCGTATCGCGAGACGCTGGCCCAGGCGCTCAAGGTCAAAGAGGCCGCGGAGCGTTACCAAGCCGCGCTCCAACTCCTCAAGACCGAGAGACACCAGGACGCAATTGCGGAGTTCGAACGGGTCCTGGCCCTGGATCCGGCCCACGCGGGAGCCCTGCAAGGAATTCGCGACGCCGAGGATCGGCTGAAGCTGCTCGCCGAGTCGGACGAATTGACCCTGACCTCCGATCAACCGATCACGCTGCGGTTTCAGAATGCGCGGCTCAAGGAGGTGTTCGATCTGCTCTCGAAGACGGCGGGCGTGAACTTTCTGTTCGACCGAGACATCCGCGACGAGCCGGTGACGATCTTCGTCAAGAACACGACGTTCCGCGACGCGCTCAACCTCGTGCTGACGACCAACAACCTCTTTATGAAACGCGTGGCGGCCGACACGGTGCTGATCCTGCCCAAAACCAAACAGAAGATCGATCAATATCAGGACCTGATGATCCGCACCTTCTATCTCTCCAGCGCCAAGGCAAAGGACGTGGTCAACCTGCTGCGAACCATGCTCGACACGCGCCGGATGTTCGTCAACGAGGATCTCAACACCATTGTGATGCGCGACGCGCCGGACAAGATCCGGATCGCGGAAAAGATCATCGAGGCCAATGATCGCCAGGTGGCGGAGGTGATGTTCGAAATCGAAGTCTTAGAGGTGACGAATATCGACTTTTTCAAGGCGGGGTGGAACCTCAGGTCGGGTTCCGGCGATGCCACGGCCAGCCTGGGGGTGACTCCCAATCCGATCGCGTTGGACGCGGTGTCGGACCTCACCAGCGCGGATTTTCTCCTGACCCTGCCCAGCGTGGAGGTGAGCCTGATCAAGACCGATGCGAACTCCAAAACGCTGGCCAACCCCAAGATCCGTGTGGTGGACAACAAGACCGCCAAGATCAACATCGGAAACAAGATCCCGATCCTACTCTCGACCACGACCACGGCGGCCGCCACCACTGTGGTCGCGGGCAATCAGACCACCACGACATCGACGGAATTCAAAGACGTGGGCATCAAACTCGAGATCAAGCCCAACATCCGCCTCAACAACGACGTGACCATGGACCTCAAACTCGACGTGACGTCGCTGGGAGAGTTTGACGAGCGCGTCGGCCAGTTCCGGTTTGGGACGCGTACCACCGATACCACGATCAACGTCCGGGACGGGGAGACCGTGGTGATCGGCGGGCTGATTTCCGATGAAAACCGGGCGGCGGCTAACAAGCTTCCCTGGCTGGGCGAGATCCCGGTGCTCGGCAAGCTGTTCGGCACCACCGAGAATGAAAAGCGCAAGATCGACGTGTTGCTCACCATCACGCCGCGCGTAATCCGCGGGCTCTCCGCGCCCGATGTGGGGGTGCAGTCGTTCTGGTCGGGGACCGAAGAGGGCTATTCCACGCAACCGCTCTTTACGCCGTCGGAAGCCGTGAGCCAGCCCGCGGCCTCTACGGGGCCCGGCGAGACCGTGCCCTTGCGGTCGCCGGCGACCACGCCCTCGGCGCCGGCGCCTCCGTCACCGGCCGCCGCGCCGCGGCCGCCCACGACCCAGCCGCAGTCGCGCCCGAACCAGCCGGCCGTGGTGTTTCCCGCCACGCCAGTGCCGGCCGTGCCGACTCCCTCCACGGCGAATTAGGCGTATTCGTTTCGCGACCATGACCAGAGGGCGCAGCGAGCGGGGAGTGACCTTCCTCGAACTGCTCGCGACCATGGCGATCATCATGATCCTGGTATCGGTGGCCATGCCGCTTTCGAAAATCACCGCCAAACGGGCGAAAGAAGTCGAGCTGCGCCAGGCGTTGCGGGAACTGCGCACGGCGATCGATCGCTTCAAAGACGACTGGAACCGGGACGGAGACCGATTGATCGGACCGCTCTGCCAGAGCAATCAACTGAGCTGCAAAGACGTCGTGAGCGTCAACGGGTACCCGAAGACCTTGGAGACGCTCCTGCTGGTGGAGCTGTCGGGCGAGGCGGCCAACATCAAGGGCGCGACCGTCAGACGGTATCTTCGCACGATCCCCAAGGACCCCATGACCGAGGAGTCTGAATGGTCCTTGCGCTGCTACACCGACGATCCGGACGAAACCTCCTGGTGCGGTGAAGACGTGTTCGACGTGCATTCGGCCAGCGAGAAGACGGGCCTTGACGGCACCCCGTACCGCGAATGGTGACCCCTCGATCCGGGTTGACATCGCGGTGGTCCGTTTTCTACCCTCGTTGGTGATGGCACGGCGTGTGATCGGGCGCTGGGTGCTCCTGGCTGCGGTGGCGTTGGGCGCGGGTGGGCTGATCGCGGTCACGTTGGCCTGGGCACCCAATGTCGGCGCGGAGTACGGCGACATTGTGATGAACCGGGAGGCCGAGAAAGCCGAGATGCCTCCCGTGATCTTCCCTCACTGGTTTCACCGCATCCGGTTTAAATGCAAGGTCTGCCATGACGACATCTTCGTCATGAAAGCGGGAGCCAATGAGGTCACCATGATCAAGATCATCAAGGGCGAGTATTGCGGCAAATGCCACAACGGCCGAATCGCGTGGGCTCCTCTGTACTGTGACCGCTGCCACTCGGGTAAGAGCCAGTATACCATTGCACCGTCCGAAAGCGGTGGTTCGCCCCCCTAACCGCGTGCGGCCGAGCCGTCCGTTCATCGAGTTGCTCGCGGGTCTGGCGCTCATCGGGCTTTTTGCCGCGCCCCTTGCGCCGTCCCCGGTTGGAGCGCAGCCCTCCCAGGGGACGGCCCCGGCCCCGCCCGCCGCCTCCGGCGGGGATCAGGAGCGCCTGCAGCGAATCAAAGAGAAGCTGAAGACGCTCGACCCCTCGATGGTCATTTATCTGGATAGCCGAGGCAACGTCGCGGGGACCGGGGATCCGGCTGGGCTGGTCGGGCGCGCCGAGTTGGCGGGCAAAGCCGACCATCCGCCGGCGCTGGAACTCTCGGGGTTCCCCAAGGATCGCTACGAGCTGGTGGACTGGGCCTCGACGATGATGCAGGGGAAGATCAAGC is a window encoding:
- a CDS encoding NAD-dependent epimerase/dehydratase family protein; this encodes MPSGWSVDVTIEPDVVTVVAGTSQPFVAAMTGTANPEVTWSVEEGSVGGGISSTGVYRAPTRTGTYHIAAASLAAPSSRGRATVTVVSPVAISVSITSPADPAVVLPPGGIVAFLAAVNGAGNRNVIWTIETGQPVPGGSITVEGVYTAPALELVRPYLDTSGSITVVVHARSEADPTKSGTRPVVIQEQSVPVTISPPSVVVGLGGSVTLALSEILFTPTTWTINGIGGGDSTIGTISGFGAYAAPFRLANPATVVVGNSAARNAVAVTMVSRFLAPEAIPVHACFPCLSARPAALAAADFNSDGLFDLATANAGSGTLSVLMAADSVRFAAPYRLPVGSPETSAPRILVAPRLDGAGPAALVVVDGAGTGGAIRARLGAGDGTFQSEAVSELPLDADLVAVASGGFDGDALLDLVVADASAGALHVLQGLGGGRFSLRASLGNAASMLRPTAVAVGDFDRNGRDDLAVAVGDHTVSVWSTDPDGSVRNAQTITFQPGNVPVALVPVDLNRDAAPDLVVTLGTPPGVSVVLNSGAPQTGRFGAPSPSIDGGPMPVAVATGNFNHDGFPDIVVADQSANTVTTFFGDGHGALVRSETYPLGLVPEAVTTGDFNGDGWDDVAVVHPNDDVISVLRNRGGPTRPRGTRRRIDRPPQVRLTYPRCLDRVRPARGPARVDCFGIEASRIACAELRPKWKEPLISAWHSVSGVPGSATRDAGSEHMPTVLVTGNAGFIGSHLTERLLALGHSVVGFDNFDPFYDPAIKRRNLAVVASHPRFTFVEGDLRRRDQVDALFAGRRIDRIFHGAARAGVRPSLKDPLLYEEVNVRGTLHVLEAAVRHNVANFVFASSSSVYGEQKKVPFAETDPVDHPISPYAATKKACELMCFTYHHLYRLPVTCLRFFTVYGPRQRPEMAIHAFTRAMTQGAPLKLFGDGSARRDFTYIDDIIAGVVAALDRPHPYEIVNLGESQTIAMRDLIARLEPLIGKAAIVHALPAEPGDVPITYADVTKAKALLGYEPSTSIDQGLARFVAWYRAEMGAA
- a CDS encoding NAD-dependent epimerase/dehydratase family protein, with amino-acid sequence MRILVTGGAGFIGSHLVDRLIQEGHEVSIVDDLSTGKKKNVSPKAEFYKLDILSPKVERVFKKARPEAIFHHAAQMDVRRSVKDPLFDGQVNILGTVNLLEQAVKVGTKRVIFASSGGAVYGEQEQFPAAEPHPTRPVSPYGISKLAGEHYLYYYGRTYGLQWTSLRYANVYGPRQDPFGEAGVVAIFTLKLLQNEQPVINGTGKQTRDYIAIDDVVEANMAVLNNRLTETFNVGTGRETTVNQLFRMLAEAVGSPIKERYGPERRGEQLRSCVDAGKLARAAEWEARTSLADGLKRTVEYFRQTLQPR
- a CDS encoding secretin N-terminal domain-containing protein → MVKTVVLVLVLSIAAGCAPRPVRVADQFAREGNWEGAVLVYQEALSKRPDDEKLRAKLDRAKLEAAKSQHARGTALLAQRAVAPAVEALKQAVAYDPNTEAYRETLAQALKVKEAAERYQAALQLLKTERHQDAIAEFERVLALDPAHAGALQGIRDAEDRLKLLAESDELTLTSDQPITLRFQNARLKEVFDLLSKTAGVNFLFDRDIRDEPVTIFVKNTTFRDALNLVLTTNNLFMKRVAADTVLILPKTKQKIDQYQDLMIRTFYLSSAKAKDVVNLLRTMLDTRRMFVNEDLNTIVMRDAPDKIRIAEKIIEANDRQVAEVMFEIEVLEVTNIDFFKAGWNLRSGSGDATASLGVTPNPIALDAVSDLTSADFLLTLPSVEVSLIKTDANSKTLANPKIRVVDNKTAKINIGNKIPILLSTTTTAAATTVVAGNQTTTTSTEFKDVGIKLEIKPNIRLNNDVTMDLKLDVTSLGEFDERVGQFRFGTRTTDTTINVRDGETVVIGGLISDENRAAANKLPWLGEIPVLGKLFGTTENEKRKIDVLLTITPRVIRGLSAPDVGVQSFWSGTEEGYSTQPLFTPSEAVSQPAASTGPGETVPLRSPATTPSAPAPPSPAAAPRPPTTQPQSRPNQPAVVFPATPVPAVPTPSTAN
- a CDS encoding type II secretion system protein codes for the protein MTRGRSERGVTFLELLATMAIIMILVSVAMPLSKITAKRAKEVELRQALRELRTAIDRFKDDWNRDGDRLIGPLCQSNQLSCKDVVSVNGYPKTLETLLLVELSGEAANIKGATVRRYLRTIPKDPMTEESEWSLRCYTDDPDETSWCGEDVFDVHSASEKTGLDGTPYREW
- a CDS encoding cytochrome c3 family protein, giving the protein MTAPRTANGDPSIRVDIAVVRFLPSLVMARRVIGRWVLLAAVALGAGGLIAVTLAWAPNVGAEYGDIVMNREAEKAEMPPVIFPHWFHRIRFKCKVCHDDIFVMKAGANEVTMIKIIKGEYCGKCHNGRIAWAPLYCDRCHSGKSQYTIAPSESGGSPP
- a CDS encoding c(7)-type cytochrome triheme domain-containing protein, with product MVRPPNRVRPSRPFIELLAGLALIGLFAAPLAPSPVGAQPSQGTAPAPPAASGGDQERLQRIKEKLKTLDPSMVIYLDSRGNVAGTGDPAGLVGRAELAGKADHPPALELSGFPKDRYELVDWASTMMQGKIKPRDAIDPSVPEVPPFDLDVVITTKSKFQPDVLFSHKVHTLWLSCDNCHEKIFKKKAGGNPEMHMTKIAAGQYCGRCHDRVAFPLTDCLRCHVLAKDRPK